AGCGTTCTAAAAAGGAAGTTGCCAAACTCGACCAGATGATACGCAGCTATATTCTTGGTCGCGAACAGCTGGTTAATGTCTTTGTTCTTGTTGACGTACGTCTGGAACCTCAGGCTATTGACTTGGAATTCATCAACTGGCTTGGACTTTCAAGTATTCCGTTTGCCATCGTTTTCACCAAGGCCGATAAATTGACTGCAGCCAAAGTTCGTGCTAATGTGGCTGCATACGAGCGCAAGATGCTTGAAACATGGGAAGAAATGCCTCCATATTTCGTGACTTCATCTGAAAAACGTGAAGGCCGCGATGAAGTGCTGTCATACATCGAACAGATTAATACCGGCCTTAAAGAAGGCTGATCACTATTTTTTCTCTTACTTGATTAGTGGCTAAGGAAATACCATACTTAGACGTTCAGAACCTTACAAAATCGTTTGGCTCGCTTGTATTATTTCGTGATATCAGTTTTTCTATAGCTGAAGGGCAGAAGGTTGGCCTTATTGCTAAGAATGGTACAGGCAAATCAACGCTTCTGTCATTGCTCACAGGTAAGGATGGTTATGATGAGGGGTCAATAATCTTTAAGCGTGATTTAAGAGTGGGAATGCTGGAACAGACGCCAAAGTTTGATCCAGAGGAAAGCGTACTCGATGCCTGCTTCAATCATGAAGGAAACCCAGAGAAGGTTCTGAAGGCTAAACAGATTCTTACTCAGTTAAAGATTCGTGACTTGAATCAGCCAATTGGACAACTCTCTGGCGGTCAGCAAAAGCGTGTAGCACTGGCCAATGTGCTCATTCTTGAACCAGATCTGTTTATCTTGGATGAGCCTACTAACCATCTTGACTTGGAGATGATTGAATGGCTGGAAGGATTTCTGAATCGTGGTCATAAGACCTTATTGATGGTTACACATGACCGCTACTTCTTGGATCGAGTATGTTCAGTGATTCTCGAACTTGACGATCAGACCATTTATACCTATCGTGGCAATTACTCTTACTATTTAGAGAAGCGCCAGGAGCGTATTGATAATCGTAGGGCCGAGATTGCCAGAGCCAACAATCTGTATCGCACTGAGCTGGAATGGATGAGACGCATGCCTCAGGCTCGAGGGCATAAGGCCAAATATCGCGAAGATGCCTTTTATGAGCTTGAGCGAGTGGCCAAAGCCAGAATAGAGGAACGGCAAGTACGCCTGAAGGCCAATAATGTATATATTGGCAGTAAAATCTTTGAATGTCAGTATATTACCAAGAGCTTTGAGACTCAAGGCGCTGGTTCAATCGTTATCACCAAAGATTTCTACTATAACTTTTCTCGCTTTGAGAAAATGGGAATCGTTGGTAATAATGGTGCTGGCAAATCAACGTTTATCAAGATGATTCTCGGTGAGATACAGCCTGACGAAGGACGGATAGTTGTTGGCGATACCGTCCGTTTCGGCTATTTCTCACAAGAAGGGTTGAAGTTTGACGAAAACCAGAAGGTGATCGATGTGGTTCGCGATATTGCCGAATATGTTGATTTGGGCTCTGGGCGTCATCTGTCAGCCAGTCAGTTTCTGCAGCATTTCCTTTTCACGCCTGAACAGCAGCATAATTATGTTTATAAACTATCGGGCGGCGAACGGCGAAAACTGTACCTCTGTACGGTATTGATGCGAAATCCGAACTTCCTTGTACTTGACGAGCCTACCAACGACCTTGATATTGTTACGCTTCAAATTCTGGAAGAGTATCTGCAGGATTTCCCTGGTTGTGTGATAGTGGTCAGTCACGATCGCTATTTCATGGATAAGGTGGTTGACCATTTGCTGGTGTTCAAAGGTCAGGGTGAGGTGAAAGACTTCCCCGGAAACTATACTCAATACCGTGAATGGCAGGCTTTGCAACCCGAAGAAAAAGCAGTCAGGGAATCTAAGAATGATAAACCGGCCAAGCCTATAAAGGAAGAGAAAGCGGATGAGCGTCCACGTAGAATGACTTTCAAGGAAAAACGCGAATTCGAACAGCTGGAGAAAGAAATAGCATCTCTAGAAGAGGAAAAGAAAACCATTGAGGATGCATTATGCAGCGGTACACTCTCCATCGATGAATTGACGGAAAAATCCAAACGCCTTCCTGTTCTTAACGATGAACTGGAGGAAAAGTCAATGCGTTGGTTAGAACTGTCTGAACTATCCTGACTATATTCGCAATATTATAAAAAGAACAATAAATGCAACAACAATACCCATCACGCTTGCTGGAACGCTCCGTTCAGGAGTTTGCCAAGCTTCCAGGTGTAGGTCGTAAAACGGCTTTGCGGTTGGTGCTGCATTTGTTGCGTCAGCAAGATTCCGTTGTCGAGCAGTTGGCCGATGCACTCACTACGATGAAGCACGAGGTTAAGTTCTGTCGTGTATGCCATAATATTAGCGATGAAGAGGTTTGCCCCATCTGTAGTGATGCGCGTCGTGATGGCTCGATAATCTGTGTGGTCGAGAACATTCAAGACGTTATGGCTATTGAGAATACTCTCCAGTTTAGTGGCCTTTACCATGTGTTAGGAGGTGTTATATCGCCAATGGATGGAATAGGGCCAAGTGATCTTGAATTAGATTCCCTTGTACAGCGTGTTGCTGAAGGCAATATTAAAGAGGTTGTATTAGCCCTAAGTCCCACGATGGAGGGCGATACTACCAACTTCTATATATTCCGCAAGCTGGCATCCTTTGACGTTAAGATTAGTATTATAGCCCGAGGTGTAGCTGTGGGCAATGAACTTGAATATACGGATGAGGTGACGCTGGGGCGTTCCATCCTTAACAGAACCCCATTTGAGGGGAAATAAAAAAAACAAGAAATAATAACTATGAACCAGATAATCAAACAATTAAAATTACTGTTTTACCTGATAGTGGGAGTCAGCCTGCTACTCATGGCTGTTGTTGAATTCCTCCTTCTTGATATATCAGGTGGATTGTTCGCTGATGACAAACAATTTGAGTTCGTTTATCAGTCTTTCATGATCTTACTGACCCTTGGAGGTATTTATGTAGTTCTTAGGCTTTTCAAATTTGAAGGAATAAAGAAAAGAATACAAGAGCACCAACTGACAGCCTATAGTCGCTGGAGTCTTATCCGTATGTTGGTTCTTGAGGGTATTGCCATACTTAATATTGGAGGCTATTTTCTCTTTGTGAATTCATCCTTTGTGTATCTATGGCTCATCATTATGCTTTCTTTTTCCTTCCTATATCCAACAAGGGAGCGTCTTATAAACGAAACGGGTATTGACGAAAAATGAAACTGAGTGTTATTATAGTCAATTATAACGTGCGCTATTATGTAGAACAATGCATCAATAGCGTTTTCAGGGCTACGAAAGGTATAGATACAGAAGTATTTGTATTCGACAACCATTCGAGGGATAATAGTATTGAGTTTCTTCGTAGGCGATTCGGAAAACGTATTCATCTGATAGAGAGCAACCATAATCTGGGGTTTGCTCGTGCCAACAATAAAGCCATCCAGCAGTCAACAGGCGAATATATCCTTTTATTGAATCCCGATACAATTGTGGGTGAGGATAGCATCAGTCAGGTTATCGACTTTATGGAATCTCATCCAAATGCAGGAGGAGTGGGAGTGATGATGCACAATCCTAATGGTACTATTGCCAAAGAATCTCGGCGCGGTATTCCTACACCCTTTGTTTCGCTGTTGAAAATGCTTGGTTTTTCCAAACGTTATTATATGAGTCATTTGTCATGGGATGTTCCTGGCAAGATAGAGGTAATAAGTGGTGCTTTCTGCATGACACGACGTTCAGTGCTTAACACGATTGGCCTTCTTGACAAAGACTTCTTTATGTATGGCGAAGATATAGATCTTTCTTACCGTATCATTGAAGGCGGATATGAAAATTGGTATGTGCCGGCTCATATTCTTCATTATAAAGGCGAGTCAACCCAAAAGTCGTCTTATCGGTATGTCCATGTATTCTATCAGGCCATGCTGATCTTCTTCCGTAAACATTTCGGGCATTTGTCGTTTATCATTTCTCTGCCCATCAAGACTGCTATTTATCTGCGTGCCTTTATGGCCCTCATCAATATGCAGTACACCCGAATGCAGCATTCATTGGGATTAGGGGTAAGGCACGATGCCAATATGCAATATAGTTTTGTAGGTTCTGCTCCTATGTTGGAAGAGTGTCGCCAACTGTCATTGCGAAAAGGACTGGATGCCTCTTTTTCTGATAGTTTAAGTCAGGTGGAACCCTGCAATATTTTGGTGTTTGATACCGATATGTTCAGTTATGAGAGTATTCTCGCTTATAGCCGTGACCATGCTGGACATTTCCAAATAGGTACTTTTAATCGTAAGAATCGAATTCTGATCACTCCAAACGAGATTATTAAATAATGAGCCGAGTTACACTTAGGGCAATGGAGCCTGAAGATTTGGACTTGTTGTATCGTATAGAAAACGATAACAGTCTTTGGAATGTGGGGATTACGAATGTTCCCTATTCCCGTTATATTCTTCGTGATTTTATTGCTTCTTCTACAGGTGATATCTATAAGGATGGGCAAGTTCGACTCATCATAGAGAATAGTGAGCGTGAGGTAGTTGGTATTGCTGATCTTGTGAATTTTGACGCCCGTAACTGTCGGGCTGAGGTGGGAATCGTCATTGAATGTCAGCACCGGCGTAAAGGTTATGCTGCCGAAGCTCTCTCTCTGATGGCTGATTATTCCCGCAAAGTGCTTCATCTTCACCAGCTTTATGCGATTGTCTCCAAGGATAACTTTGCCTCAATAGCTCTTTTCAGTAAGGCCGGATATCAGGTGACTGCCGAAATGAAGGATTGGCTCTATACCGGTAAGGAGTATATTTCTGCACAATTACTCCAAATGACTCTATAGTGATGGAGCTCTCTTGGGGGTAACAGTTTGTATTTTCTTCAGAATTCAACGATTACTTTACCGTTTATTTGTCGTCCGGTTAAGTAATTAGGTACCGCCCATTGGCGATTCATAACGTCTGTTACCCAATAGTAGGAGTTCACGTTTGAGATACCAAACAGATTCAGACAATCAAGCCCCACCCACACATTTTTCAACGTATAGGTAGTAGGATGATTGTTTTTATATGCCAAATAGCTCATTCCAATATCTGCGCGCTTATAGGCTGGAGCCCGGAAATTCTGACCTTCCAGACCTCTATGCGGAGCTCCAAAAGGAAGTCCGTCTGCATAAGCTAAGCGAAGTGTCATCTTCCAATTGTCTGTTCCTGGAAAGAAATCCGTGAAATGGAAATTAATTGCATAGCGCTGGTCTGTAGGCATTGATACCCAGGTGTTATTGAATTTCTGTTGGGTGCGCATCAATGAGAAAGTGATCCAAGAGTCGGTACCAGGGACAAACTCACCAAACAGTTTTAAATCAAGTCCTGTAGCATAACCTGAAGTAAGGTTTTCACCATAATAGGTCACTTTAACGTTCTGGACATTGTATGGAATGAGATTTGAGAGTGCTTTATAATATGCTTCAGCAGTAAATTTGAATGGACGGTCCATCATCTGGAAACGGTAGTCAAAAGCTGCTATGAATTGTAATGAACGTGGGCTTTTAATCTTTGAATTAAGTGTTGCCTCGGTCATGTTGTTTGTCAATAGAGTGGTGGTGTCACGCAGTTCTTTGTAGAATGGCGCTTGATAGTAAAGACCTGTGGCCAGTCGGAAAGTAACGTCATTGTTCCATGCGGGAACAATGGCTAAGGATGCGCGTGGAGACAGAGTCGTTTCACCGTTAAACGACCAGTGACTGAAACGAACGCCGTATGTTAAAGTATAGAATGTCTGCCTTTCGTCGTCATTGTCACTTTCTCCTGTATGCCATCGCCATGTGTCTTGAATGTATCCCTCATATCGTCGGCTCTTCATGTCATTTTTAGAGACCAGCGTGTATATGAGATCCAAACGGTTATCACTGTGAGGTACTGAATATCCACTTGAGTCACGCATCTCCCATTCACGATTCTGCTCTTTGATATGTTCCCATTTCATGGTGAGCCCGCTTTCAATTTCGTGTTGGCGTAGCTTCTTTTCAAACAATAGCTTAATGCTTTGGACGTTGGCGGTCAGATAGTTACGGGCATGCTCCATATATGTGCCAACACCTAAATTCTCTGATGATTGCGCATCATCCAGCCAATATTGGCCCTGAATATCGTAGCACTCCTGTTCCTTTGTATGGAAGGCTGACCACAGAAAACGAATATGAGTAGAGTCTCCTATATGGCGCGAAATGCTTGCGGTACCAAAGAGTGTGCGGAATATATCTTTTTCCTGTCCGTCAAAATAAACTTTAAACGATTTGGCAGCTTCCATCGTTCCAAAACTTGTTTCGCGATCTGTAGGCGAGAAATTGTAATGGTTTTCTGATATGTTGCCAATGAAATTGAATGTCCAACGTTTGTTGGGTTCGTAGATGATGTTGGTTTGATAGTCAAGAAAATTGGGTTTATATTCGCCCTTCGTATCAAGTGAGCCTAAAAGGTAGCGATTCGTTTTATATCGGAGTCCATGGCTCATACTGAATTTCTTGGTACTCATACCTACATAGGCAGATGCTCCAAGAAGTGAAGCCATGGCTGTGGCTTCAAAAGATTTGGGACGTTTATAAGTAATGTCGAGTGCAGACGACATCTTGTCACCATACTTGGCAGAAAAGCCTCCACTTGAAAAACCTACTTTTTCTACCATATCAGGATTGATGACAGAAAGTCCTTCCTGTTGTCCGCTACGAATCAGCAGTGGACGGTAAACTTCCACATTATTTATATATACAGAATTTTCATCAAACGAACCGCCGCGTACGTTATATTGCGATGATAATTCATTGTGTGTAGATACTCCGGCCTGCTGCTGTACTAACTCCTCAATAGCATTTCCACTGGCTGAAGGGACAGACTTGATGTCTTTTAAATCCAGTTGTTCAGTTTGAGAAGTCTGACGGCGCCTTTTATTTACTACGACTTCGCCAAGTTCGTCAAGAGGATCCAACGATAATTGTAATGTTTGTGTGGTACGTGGACGTCTCAATACGCGAGTACGTGTTTTGTATCCAACCATAGAGAAACGTATTACAACTGAATCTTCTGACTGTAGCTGAAGAGAGTATTCGCCTTTCAGGTTTGTCATTGTTACTTTCCCCTGTTCAGCACAGCTCACTGTTGCAAGTTCAAGGGCGTTGCCATCCTCGTCTTTAACCGTACCTTTAACAGTAAACAATTGTGCAATAGCCATGTTGCCTGTCAGAATCCAGACAAGCATAAGGAGAATGTAGCGATATAAAAACCTTTGTTTCATCCTTATTTAAACGTTTTTAAAGACCGTTTTATTTTGGAATGGGTCAAAATAATTCTATCGAATAGCTTTTTTACGAAAACAAAGCTCTATTTATTTACTTTTTTGTAACTTTGCAGCTGTTTTGGTAACAGATTGTTTGAAAAATATTAAGAAAACTATGAAATTAAAAATTGCCATACTTCCAGGTGACGGAATTGGACCTGAGATAATGACTCAAGGAGTTGCTGTGCTAAATGCTATAGCTGACCGTTTCGGGCATGAGTTTGAATACAACGAAGCTATTTGCGGTGCTCACGCTATTGATGCAGTAGGTGATCCGTATCCTGATGCAACGCATGAGATTTGCATGAATTCGGATGCTGTACTGTTTGCTGCAGTAGGCGACTTGCGTTTTGACAATAATCCTACGGCAAAAGTGCGTCCTGAACAGGGGTTGCTGGCAATGCGCAAGAAGTTAGGTCTTTTTGCGAATGTACGCCCTGTGGCAACGTTTGACTGCTTGCTGCATAAGTCTCCCTTGAAAGACGAACTGCTCCGTGGTGCTGATTTCGTAGTTTTGCGTGAACTCACCGGTGGAATGTATTTTGGCGAGAAATATCAAGATGATTTTAAAGCTTATGATACTGATATCTATACCCGTCCAGAAATAGAACGAATCCTTAAGTTGGCTTTCGAGATGGCTCAGAAGCGCAAGAAACATCTTACTGTTGTCGATAAAGCAAATGTTCTTGCTTCAAGTCGTTTATGGCGCCAGATTGCAAAGGAAATGGAACCCGATTATCCAGATGTGACAACAGACTATATGTTTATTGATAATGCATCAATGCGTGTACTCACTGAACCGACATTCTTTGATGTGATTGTTACAGAGAATACTTTTGGAGATATCCTTACTGACGAAACTTCTTGTATTACCGGTTCAATGGGGCTTCAACCTTCATCGTCGTTAGGTGAACATACTCCACTGTTCGAACCTGTTCATGGTTCATGGCCACAGGCTGCAAACAAGAATCTGGCAAACCCTGTAGCACAGATTCTATCAGCTGCAATGTTGCTTGAACATTTTGGTCTTAACGCCGAGGGAGCACTGATTCGTAAGGCTGTCGATGCTTCTTTGGAATCAAATGTCCGTACACCTGAAATTCAAGTTGAAGGTGGTGCTCATTATGGAACGAAAGAAGTAGGTCAGTGGATTGTTGATTATATCAGAAATGCTTGAATTTGAATTATAGCTTCAGGGCTTATTCAGATATAAGTTTAGGACAAATGGTATCAAATGGGCATTTCTCGCAATGAGGCTTCCTTGCTGTACAAACATAACGTCCGTGTAGTAGCAGCCAATGGTGAGCACGAGCGCGTAAATGCTCAGGTACATTTTTTACTAATTGTTGCTCAACTTTATAGGGAGTATTATCGCTTTTTGATACGAGTCCTAATCGGTGGCTCACTCTAAAAACATGAGTATCAACAGCCATAGTGGCTTGTCCAAATGCAACGGCTTGAATGACATTGGCTGTTTTTCTTCCTACACCAGGTAGGGTTAATAGTGCATCGAAAGAAGATGGAACATCACCACCATAGTCAGCTACTAAACGCCGTGAAAGTTCTGCAAGGTGTTGAGCTTTTGCATTTGGATAGGACACACTTTTAATATATTCATATATTTCATCTGAATCCACCTTACTCATAGCAAGAGCATCCGGAAAACGCCTAAACAGTTCAGGCGTAACCTGATTGATACGTTTATCTGTACATTGGGCACTTAGCACTACGGCTACAAGTAGTTGAAATACATTGCCGAATTCAAGTTCGGTGTTAACTTCAGGCATTTCCTTCTGGAAATGATCTAGTATCTTTTCATAGCGTTGTTTGCGAGTCATTTCAAGATTTCTTTATGGGATACTTTGTAAAGGAATTGTAAGCTTGTTAGTTTCTTCTTTCCTTAATTATGCCATGCCGGTAGGCATAGAGCAAAAGTTTCAAATCTTCTATCTGTTCACGGAGTTCGGCACCTTTGTCAGTATCAGCAACTAACATGCGGTGGGTTGACATCTCAACAATCTGTGTGGTAGATTTAATATCTTTTCCGCGTTCAATAGCATCTCGAGTGCTAGTAAAAGGTTCGTGCTGAACAAGTTGGAATCCACGGCTATGATAGACAAGTGTATAACCAGCAATACCAGTTTCAGAATGATAGGCTTCAGAAAAACCTCCATCAATAACCATTAGGCGTCCGCCTGCTTTGATGGGATTCTCACCTTTTGAAGCATGCACAGGAACGTGACCGTTTATAATGTGACGATTATCACCAACAATGCCAAATGCATCAAGAATACGGTCGCATACTTCTGCTGAATCGCGAAGAAGAAAATAGTAGCCTTTATCCTCTTTGTAAGTATCCTTGTCGCTGAGAAAATATCGTTCGAATGTTGCCATCTTTGATTTGTCGAATAGGGGAGAGTCTTTTCCACACCACAAATATAGAAAATAATCTTTGGCATATTGCTTGGTTTCGTCAGGCGTGTCGTTTTGAAATGCAGCGCGCACTAATTGACCAATAAAAGACATCAGTTCACGGCCGGCATATTTTTCTCCCATTATTTCTACATCTTTTAGTGTGCCATCGGCATTCAGAGGTATAGAAGCATGGAAAAGTAGGTTTTGATTGCAGATATTATACATGCAACCATGACTAAGTATTGTACGAATATGCTTTCTTAATTTCTCACTAATCCTGAATGAGTGATGCAGCTTTTTCATGAGAAGTGTTTCTTCTGGAGTAAGAGCTGAAGGATCTGCAGGATCTATAGTTGGGAAATTGCATGAATTCATAGGGTAACTTTTGCCATCGATGGTACATGTTCCTTTCTCAAAGTCAATATGTTCAAGCAAACAGCGGTCTTCCATTTTCCATTCTTTGCGACGATGAAAAATAGCAGCCTCTTGTTTGAACTGGATAATGGATATGGCTTTGTGCATCTTGGCAATGAGTTGCTTGTTTTTCTCGTCAATTTTCGAGTCTTTTAGAAGAATGGGGATAAATTCGGTACATGGATCATTTCCATAAGTGTCAAGAGCAAATGTAGCTAAAGGCACAAGATTAATGCCATACCCTTCCTCTAAAGTTACAAGATTAGCATAGCGAAGTGACAGACGAAGAACATTACAGATGCAAGCATCGTTACCAGCTGAAGCCCCCATCCATAATACATCGTGGTTTCCCCACTGAATATCCCAAGAGTGATATTGTCGCAAAGTGTCTAAGATAATATGTGCTCCTGGCCCTCGATCATAGATGTCACCAAGAATATGTAGCTGGTCAATAGCTAAACGATGAATTACTTTACATATAGCGATAATGAAATCATCAGCCCTACCGGTGGTTATAATGGTATCGACAATTACTGCTACGTAAGCTGCTTTATCTTGATCATCGCTGCGTTCGTGAAGCAGCTCTTCAATAATATATGAGAATTCTTCAGGTAAAGACTTGCGGACTTTCGAACGCGTATATTTTGAAGACATTTCTCTACATACCTTAACCAGTTGATGAATGGTGATGCGATACCAGTCGTCAATGTCTTGTTCTACCGCTCTTATTAGCTCGAGTTTTTGTTCCGGATAATATATTAGGGTGCATAGTTCTTTCTTCTCGCTATCACGGATAGTGTTGCCAAATATCTCGCCGACCTTTCGCTTGATGTTACCTGACGCATTCTTCAATATGTGAATGAATGCCTCATGCTCACCATGAATGTCTGCAAGAAAATGTTCCGTTCCTTTAGGTAAGTTAAGGAT
The sequence above is a segment of the Prevotella sp. E9-3 genome. Coding sequences within it:
- the yihA gene encoding ribosome biogenesis GTP-binding protein YihA/YsxC; amino-acid sequence: MEVKSAEFVISSALLSQCPADNKPEYAFIGRSNVGKSSLINMLSRNKKLAKTSATPGKTLLINHFIINKEWYLVDLPGYGFAKRSKKEVAKLDQMIRSYILGREQLVNVFVLVDVRLEPQAIDLEFINWLGLSSIPFAIVFTKADKLTAAKVRANVAAYERKMLETWEEMPPYFVTSSEKREGRDEVLSYIEQINTGLKEG
- the abc-f gene encoding ribosomal protection-like ABC-F family protein, which codes for MAKEIPYLDVQNLTKSFGSLVLFRDISFSIAEGQKVGLIAKNGTGKSTLLSLLTGKDGYDEGSIIFKRDLRVGMLEQTPKFDPEESVLDACFNHEGNPEKVLKAKQILTQLKIRDLNQPIGQLSGGQQKRVALANVLILEPDLFILDEPTNHLDLEMIEWLEGFLNRGHKTLLMVTHDRYFLDRVCSVILELDDQTIYTYRGNYSYYLEKRQERIDNRRAEIARANNLYRTELEWMRRMPQARGHKAKYREDAFYELERVAKARIEERQVRLKANNVYIGSKIFECQYITKSFETQGAGSIVITKDFYYNFSRFEKMGIVGNNGAGKSTFIKMILGEIQPDEGRIVVGDTVRFGYFSQEGLKFDENQKVIDVVRDIAEYVDLGSGRHLSASQFLQHFLFTPEQQHNYVYKLSGGERRKLYLCTVLMRNPNFLVLDEPTNDLDIVTLQILEEYLQDFPGCVIVVSHDRYFMDKVVDHLLVFKGQGEVKDFPGNYTQYREWQALQPEEKAVRESKNDKPAKPIKEEKADERPRRMTFKEKREFEQLEKEIASLEEEKKTIEDALCSGTLSIDELTEKSKRLPVLNDELEEKSMRWLELSELS
- the recR gene encoding recombination mediator RecR, coding for MQQQYPSRLLERSVQEFAKLPGVGRKTALRLVLHLLRQQDSVVEQLADALTTMKHEVKFCRVCHNISDEEVCPICSDARRDGSIICVVENIQDVMAIENTLQFSGLYHVLGGVISPMDGIGPSDLELDSLVQRVAEGNIKEVVLALSPTMEGDTTNFYIFRKLASFDVKISIIARGVAVGNELEYTDEVTLGRSILNRTPFEGK
- a CDS encoding glycosyltransferase family 2 protein, which produces MKLSVIIVNYNVRYYVEQCINSVFRATKGIDTEVFVFDNHSRDNSIEFLRRRFGKRIHLIESNHNLGFARANNKAIQQSTGEYILLLNPDTIVGEDSISQVIDFMESHPNAGGVGVMMHNPNGTIAKESRRGIPTPFVSLLKMLGFSKRYYMSHLSWDVPGKIEVISGAFCMTRRSVLNTIGLLDKDFFMYGEDIDLSYRIIEGGYENWYVPAHILHYKGESTQKSSYRYVHVFYQAMLIFFRKHFGHLSFIISLPIKTAIYLRAFMALINMQYTRMQHSLGLGVRHDANMQYSFVGSAPMLEECRQLSLRKGLDASFSDSLSQVEPCNILVFDTDMFSYESILAYSRDHAGHFQIGTFNRKNRILITPNEIIK
- a CDS encoding GNAT family N-acetyltransferase; this translates as MSRVTLRAMEPEDLDLLYRIENDNSLWNVGITNVPYSRYILRDFIASSTGDIYKDGQVRLIIENSEREVVGIADLVNFDARNCRAEVGIVIECQHRRKGYAAEALSLMADYSRKVLHLHQLYAIVSKDNFASIALFSKAGYQVTAEMKDWLYTGKEYISAQLLQMTL
- a CDS encoding TonB-dependent receptor, yielding MKQRFLYRYILLMLVWILTGNMAIAQLFTVKGTVKDEDGNALELATVSCAEQGKVTMTNLKGEYSLQLQSEDSVVIRFSMVGYKTRTRVLRRPRTTQTLQLSLDPLDELGEVVVNKRRRQTSQTEQLDLKDIKSVPSASGNAIEELVQQQAGVSTHNELSSQYNVRGGSFDENSVYINNVEVYRPLLIRSGQQEGLSVINPDMVEKVGFSSGGFSAKYGDKMSSALDITYKRPKSFEATAMASLLGASAYVGMSTKKFSMSHGLRYKTNRYLLGSLDTKGEYKPNFLDYQTNIIYEPNKRWTFNFIGNISENHYNFSPTDRETSFGTMEAAKSFKVYFDGQEKDIFRTLFGTASISRHIGDSTHIRFLWSAFHTKEQECYDIQGQYWLDDAQSSENLGVGTYMEHARNYLTANVQSIKLLFEKKLRQHEIESGLTMKWEHIKEQNREWEMRDSSGYSVPHSDNRLDLIYTLVSKNDMKSRRYEGYIQDTWRWHTGESDNDDERQTFYTLTYGVRFSHWSFNGETTLSPRASLAIVPAWNNDVTFRLATGLYYQAPFYKELRDTTTLLTNNMTEATLNSKIKSPRSLQFIAAFDYRFQMMDRPFKFTAEAYYKALSNLIPYNVQNVKVTYYGENLTSGYATGLDLKLFGEFVPGTDSWITFSLMRTQQKFNNTWVSMPTDQRYAINFHFTDFFPGTDNWKMTLRLAYADGLPFGAPHRGLEGQNFRAPAYKRADIGMSYLAYKNNHPTTYTLKNVWVGLDCLNLFGISNVNSYYWVTDVMNRQWAVPNYLTGRQINGKVIVEF
- the leuB gene encoding 3-isopropylmalate dehydrogenase encodes the protein MKLKIAILPGDGIGPEIMTQGVAVLNAIADRFGHEFEYNEAICGAHAIDAVGDPYPDATHEICMNSDAVLFAAVGDLRFDNNPTAKVRPEQGLLAMRKKLGLFANVRPVATFDCLLHKSPLKDELLRGADFVVLRELTGGMYFGEKYQDDFKAYDTDIYTRPEIERILKLAFEMAQKRKKHLTVVDKANVLASSRLWRQIAKEMEPDYPDVTTDYMFIDNASMRVLTEPTFFDVIVTENTFGDILTDETSCITGSMGLQPSSSLGEHTPLFEPVHGSWPQAANKNLANPVAQILSAAMLLEHFGLNAEGALIRKAVDASLESNVRTPEIQVEGGAHYGTKEVGQWIVDYIRNA
- the nth gene encoding endonuclease III, which produces MTRKQRYEKILDHFQKEMPEVNTELEFGNVFQLLVAVVLSAQCTDKRINQVTPELFRRFPDALAMSKVDSDEIYEYIKSVSYPNAKAQHLAELSRRLVADYGGDVPSSFDALLTLPGVGRKTANVIQAVAFGQATMAVDTHVFRVSHRLGLVSKSDNTPYKVEQQLVKNVPEHLRARAHHWLLLHGRYVCTARKPHCEKCPFDTICPKLISE
- a CDS encoding fructose-1,6-bisphosphatase, whose product is MSTNEERYLNLLSNTFPTVADAAAEIINLEAILNLPKGTEHFLADIHGEHEAFIHILKNASGNIKRKVGEIFGNTIRDSEKKELCTLIYYPEQKLELIRAVEQDIDDWYRITIHQLVKVCREMSSKYTRSKVRKSLPEEFSYIIEELLHERSDDQDKAAYVAVIVDTIITTGRADDFIIAICKVIHRLAIDQLHILGDIYDRGPGAHIILDTLRQYHSWDIQWGNHDVLWMGASAGNDACICNVLRLSLRYANLVTLEEGYGINLVPLATFALDTYGNDPCTEFIPILLKDSKIDEKNKQLIAKMHKAISIIQFKQEAAIFHRRKEWKMEDRCLLEHIDFEKGTCTIDGKSYPMNSCNFPTIDPADPSALTPEETLLMKKLHHSFRISEKLRKHIRTILSHGCMYNICNQNLLFHASIPLNADGTLKDVEIMGEKYAGRELMSFIGQLVRAAFQNDTPDETKQYAKDYFLYLWCGKDSPLFDKSKMATFERYFLSDKDTYKEDKGYYFLLRDSAEVCDRILDAFGIVGDNRHIINGHVPVHASKGENPIKAGGRLMVIDGGFSEAYHSETGIAGYTLVYHSRGFQLVQHEPFTSTRDAIERGKDIKSTTQIVEMSTHRMLVADTDKGAELREQIEDLKLLLYAYRHGIIKERRN